In a genomic window of Deltaproteobacteria bacterium:
- the rpsQ gene encoding 30S ribosomal protein S17, producing MSETKPVTETKKTAKRRTIQGVVTSDKMDKTIVVRVSRVYKHPLYGKVIKRHKSYKAHDEANECRIGDTVVLIESRPLSATKRWAVKKIIERAAV from the coding sequence ATGTCCGAGACGAAACCGGTGACTGAGACGAAAAAGACCGCGAAACGGCGGACGATTCAGGGCGTCGTGACCAGCGACAAGATGGACAAGACCATCGTGGTGCGTGTGTCGCGCGTCTACAAGCATCCGCTCTACGGCAAGGTCATCAAGCGCCACAAGAGCTACAAGGCGCACGACGAGGCCAACGAGTGCCGGATCGGCGACACGGTGGTGCTCATCGAATCGCGTCCGCTGTCGGCGACGAAACGCTGGGCGGTGAAGAAGATCATCGAGCGGGCGGCCGTATAA
- the rpmC gene encoding 50S ribosomal protein L29, with amino-acid sequence MKAEEFRKLSDEELAQKQEDLKGEYFNLRFQFFTGQLENTGRMRAVRRDIARVATLRRARLTTGGR; translated from the coding sequence ATGAAGGCTGAGGAATTTCGCAAACTGTCGGACGAGGAACTCGCCCAGAAGCAGGAAGACCTGAAGGGCGAATATTTCAACCTGCGTTTTCAGTTCTTCACCGGGCAGCTCGAAAACACCGGACGCATGAGAGCCGTGCGTCGTGACATCGCCCGCGTCGCCACGTTGCGCCGCGCGCGTCTGACGACGGGAGGTCGATGA
- the rplP gene encoding 50S ribosomal protein L16 — MLSPKKTKYRKQMKGRRAGQATRGSNLDFGDYGLQAVQDGWLTARQIEAARIAMTRSVKRGGRIWIRVFPDKPLTRKPAETRMGKGKGAPEEWVASVKPGRMLYEMQGIDTAQAVSALKLAASKLPIRTKIVIREATHEG; from the coding sequence ATGCTGTCGCCGAAGAAGACGAAGTACCGCAAGCAGATGAAGGGACGCCGCGCCGGCCAGGCCACGCGCGGAAGCAACCTGGATTTCGGCGATTACGGGCTTCAGGCGGTGCAGGACGGTTGGCTCACGGCCCGCCAGATCGAGGCGGCCCGTATCGCGATGACCCGTTCGGTCAAGCGCGGCGGCCGGATCTGGATCCGGGTGTTCCCCGACAAGCCCCTGACCAGGAAACCCGCGGAAACCCGCATGGGCAAGGGAAAGGGCGCGCCGGAGGAATGGGTGGCCAGCGTGAAACCCGGCCGCATGCTGTACGAGATGCAGGGGATCGACACCGCGCAGGCCGTGTCGGCCCTGAAATTGGCGGCGTCGAAGCTGCCGATTCGGACCAAGATCGTGATTCGCGAGGCGACCCATGAAGGCTGA